In the Arachis ipaensis cultivar K30076 chromosome B04, Araip1.1, whole genome shotgun sequence genome, ttgttattatattaaaatgttaggtttctcaatttagatcagatgtccattggtcaaggagttgacagcagagattggtctcggtgtggatacgcatagcgccttcgtaccatcgaaggagaaaaaaaaggatttttactagcgtactcaggtatttagatctgatctatatatattgtatattattggaataaaatttaagcacaaaatagatctttaaggattactttcttttcttccgctgcgtgttatgaacacatggtaatccttcagtggtatcagagctttagctttttgtgtttaaattttattcctattttcttaaaatttgtgaattaatatgattaattcaaatttttttaagcaTGTGATGTAGTTATTTTCATTGAgatgattttttaataaattaatagttaatttatttaaattatcatccTTTTAATATAAtagttatatttataattaaatattttgtttgatttttttattgattaaattttattataattttgatcacaataaaaggaataagatgcaaaatatcttttgtgtgtttcttatatatataagtgtatatataaaggtcaaatttgatttgataattttttttaaggcTAAATGTTAGTacatgaaaaattaaattttgatttgattgatgtgttttgaacactataattttagaaattagtttttctaatgttcttgattataaagagcggcctgacaaccaagagttttattttcaagataataatcagtgtatacatttgatgtattaagaattacattttatattttttcctAGACAACTTGGGAGTATAAAAATTTAATCCAAGAATACTGGTAGAAATTCTCTAACAATAGAGATAAGTCCTAAAAGTTAGGATAttgtcaaaaataaatttatctcttgtttacaaggaacaacctgacaaccaggagacttgtactcaaagatagaatttattcatgcatatgatgatgtataaggagaattaattttatacttgaaccTAGAAAACCTAGgagtataaaatataattcagttaaataattgtctGACAACCAGATAATTATTTGGGATTATAATTATATGGGATATAATTTAATCATGTTTATTTGGAATAGGTATGAGTAACAACTTGATAACCAAGGTACTCATGCgcgattctaaataattttttttcagaaatatagatttcttgatttactttcattttttaaatttttaaatatgtccaTCTTTCGTATGGCAtactttataaaatataattcagttaaataattgtctGACAACCAGATAATTATTTAGGATTATAATTGTATGTGatataatttaatcatatttatttggaataggtatgagtaacaacttgacaaccaaggtactcattcacgattctaaataattttgtcATAAATATAGATTTCTtatttactttcatattttaaatttttaaatatgtccaCCTTTTGTGTGGCATACTTGAAAGTAATATATTAAATACAATTTGAGAATTGTATTTTCAAATGGTTATCATTGAGATGATAATATTCTCCAATAAAATTGACTTTGGAATAGTCAGAACTTTTGatgtatttataatattattttacatGGGTTGTTTTGACAACCATAAGTTCTAATTTCAAAGGCACCTCCCCActatttattactgaacatcttgagaagatgtatggtgcccaaagtaagatagtatgactatcaaagttttatttaaactagtgggagtattggacaatatattttgaattaaacaactttagaagtTGGAATGCCATTAGGCAAATGGCTTTAGCGAGAATTGTTCTTGCAACCATTTTTGgatatttattttgttacaaacaaaatttttcttaATATGATTAAGGTTTGTGATCTTTTTAGAAAAAATCAACATGAGTATTGAGGATGCGAATCAAAATTGTTCTTAAGGGTtggtttgaccaataataaaaatattgagtatttttattataagagtttaaagtaaaatctctaatATCTAATTGATATTCTATTGAATAGAGAATGAGATTCTCTTCATGCATAAATACTAGTACTCTATGTACTCCATCATGTTTAAGAAACATGAAATTTGATTTAGTTGAATATCACTATTTGTTAAATATTTAGACTACATTTTAGAAATATtgctaaattaacaaattttttaCCAAATCAATTTCTTATCCATATGAGATATGGAAAAGGCATAAGCTGAAACTCAAGAACATTAGAGTTTGGAGATATCTTATATGTGTTAAGAGATTGCATAACAATAGAATTGACATTAGGTCCGATAAATGAGATTTATTGGTTATCCTAAAAAATAATGAGATTATTTTTATCACTCTTTTTATGATAAAGTGTCTGTGATAAGAGGTTAAACTCCTTTTTTAGAAAAGGGATTCCATCTTAAAGAAAGAGTGGAAAtacaattacttttattagaattgtataccACTCAATAGAGGATATACTTTCTCTTAAAAGTATAAAAGGTTTGATCGTCAAACTAACATTTTGAAAAAGTAGCCTATTTGTATAATGGTACAATTCTATAAAGATAGATCTAATGGTTACTTAGATTTTTTATAATCATGTTCAATAAGGATTGTCCTTAAAATACAATTATACACTATTGTAGTGGGAGATTTCATGTTTTGAGAAAACGTGATATTTATTATGCACTAGATATATTTTACAAAAGGTCAAGCAAACATGCTCAAGAGCAAAGGTGTTTAAGGTAGGTCAAAagatccgtcaactctcggtaaagagtttgagctctatggttataatgactgagatgaataaaaccttggccaaggggatgtaatgaatgaagaaatgagtttcttaggtcattcacagttcattataataatggtaacaagttagagtttgacaattaaaccatactctaagggttaaccaagagctggaaagatagaaggaattatactttgttcttctaaggttcttagtaaaaatatattacttcatactatcgggtcgttgaggagtgttgctagacgccaaccttgattagtaaatttagtatgactaatttactacccgcttagtattgaacctatgNNNNNNNattgagaatattaaatgagatttgagaataattagttattctatttctaaacttgaattctaaatttggatgagatcctaactgattctgtttcaaattgagttatgatatgattcataaatttgaaagattcaagtttaaaataacaagatatgatttaaatttgaatttagaatcaaattcaaaatcagtaacaaatctcatactatatatatgtatgccaagagtagaggaatgaaaaaaaatgacacgagaataaaatagaagagttttattcctttacctatatacacataaatgtatgtgagcctaattcttagagaagaattttatggcgtgcaaagagttgcaagaggtttctcaatttagatcagatgtccattggtcaaggagttgacagcagagattggtctcggtgtggatacgcatagcgccttcgtaccatcgaaggagaaaaaaaaggatttttactagcgtactcaggtatttagatctgatctactatatatttattattggaataaagtttaagcacatattggaataaagtttaagcacaaaatagatctttaaggattactttcttttcttccgctgcatgttatgaacacatggtaaatCCTTCAAACacattcacaatcataatcataatcataatcgaACTCAAACTCATAATTCCTTATATTTCACATTTATCCTAAGGATAATTATCCCCAAGGCATAAGTGGGATAAAACCACCGTCCTTATCACAGTTGGAAATTGAACCGAAGGAAATCCTCAACCTTCTATCTAATTCTCCGATGTGACAAGAGAGATAATCCTCAACCTCAAATTTGGCCAACCGCAACAAGAGAGGGAATACTCAACCTCAACTTATCTATCCGTGAGTGGGACAAAGCCACCGTACTCACTGTGGGCAGGACGAACCACCATCCTGACAACATTCTCAAAATTCCCTTTAGTAAGTTTCAAATAGAAAACTTAATTCAAATTCATTAAAATCCAACCCTAGTGTATATAAAGTTTTAAAACAGTTTATCAGAGTTCATATGCGGGATACAGGGATTTACAAACTGGTTGGATAGGTTAAACagttcaaaaataatattttcgaaaaatcagcATAGTCGTGCGTATGCATGccccgtgcgtacgcacgattTCAATTCGGGATGCACATCATACGTACGCACGTCTTGTGCGTATGCGCGAGTCCCCAATTCTGCAGAATTtcagaatttcaattttaaagcCCCATTTTCAAACCTTCATAACATTTGCTACAAAAATTATTTTGTCTGCTCTTCGAATGTCATAAACTAGACAAACCCAATTTTCATTCAAATCAAGTTTCACAAATTTTTGAGATCTAAGaaccaagttatgtcccgtcgaATTTGGTCAAAATGATTTTTTACACAAAATTCTGTAACTTTAACTTTACTTTAGAAAACAACATCCCTTTCTCATTTCAAGTTTTAAAACCAACATAATTTCCATCCAAATTATCACATCACTATCCTTTACTTAAACCACCCCAATTTCACACTTTTCTACTCATTCCTGATACCAATTCATACTCCAACTATTAAATCAACAATCAACACAAACCTCATTCCTAATAAGTAACAAACATACCAATTTCCACAAATCCAAAGAATCAAAACCTCATAGTCATGCCACAACACATCATACATATATACACACGCCCATCATTAGAATTTATCAATCAAATTCAATTGCTTTTAAATTTAccagaaaattttcaaaacataattcttgaATCCAAATTTTTCAAATGAGACTTCAAAACAATGTCTCCAAATAGCACCTGTTtccattattattatcattaaattttcactCAAGTTCTTATAAAATTTTGACAGCATCTctcttgaaatttgaattttttcacCCTTCAAAAGATCCATCCAAACCAGACATCTCTCAATCAGTCAAAACATTTAATAATTCTCAGCGTATATCAATCAAACAATTTTCGACAATCAATAAATCAGTTACAGCTCATAACCACAAATAAATCAACTTAACCAACTCAAGGAACCAGCAACCAAATCAAATCAATCACAGTTAAACCAACTTCATTCATTATTTGAGCATTTAATCAAATCACATTCATCTAAACAGCTCAGATTAATCCATAAGACTCGCAcaatcacaaaaatatatttttcacatcaATATCGATTTATAATAATTTCTTGATATAAAATATGTTTTGAGAAAAATACTACCTCAATCACGACTCAACTACGCGACAATCTTCCTTTTATTCTTGTTTCACAGCAGCGGCATCAATTTTGACCATCCCCGTAGCAACAGCAGCCATCAAACACAGTTCACACAATTAGTCATCCATTTttaaataatgaaaactattatttaattaaaataaataatacactattcaaatatattaaaaattaactaCATCAAATGTGTACAATGAAACAATAGAACGTAAAATAAATAACTACAGATCTAGGTAGTCGTCATCATCGTCGTTGGTCCCGTGACTCTAAGTCGGCAGCGCAGAAGGCGGTGATGACCGTATGCCATCAGCAGGACCGCTGCCACCAGCAAGGTCGATGCCATTGGCGTACATCTGGGCCTTGTACATCTCCATCTGAGCTTGCATCCGCTCCACTGACTCCCGGAACTCCAGCCTGAACTCATCAGTAGATGTCACATGGGTAAAGATCTCTTGATACCTCTCTCAATAATTGTTAAGCACCTGTGCCTGCTGTTCAAGGTTGCGTTGGAGCTACTGCACCTGCAGCCTCAGATCAACGCATTCCTCGAGCTCGACTGGTGGTGGAGTCTGACGACGACCTCAACGTGAATGTGCGGAGGCTGCTGGCGAAGAACGATCTGATCCCGTATACGCGGTTCTTGTACGGCGCTAAGGTAGTCTCGCACCAAACCGCATCAGGATTGACGGCTGCAGTTGCAAATCCATCGGTAACACCCTCCCCACCTTGCTGAGACTACTGACTCGCAGCCTCTAATCTCTGTGTATAGGACTCTTGTGTAATCAACACAAGTTATTGTGATTAGTACGTCAACAGATATATAgttaatctctaataattttatagCAGGAGATAATTAGATttatgtttactcacataatgatccTGAGATCGCTGATAAGCAAATGACATTGCGATCCCTAACGATTAATTTCATCAGATATTCTATCCCCTCCGTTAACTTTTTTGTCCAAAGCTAATGAATTTTGCCTACATATCACATTAATATGCTGCAGTAAAACAAGACAATTAAAACCCTAAAAGATATTTTAGTAGACACTTAAATCTCTAACTAATTTAAACATAAACTTATAATGAACCATGAAGTAGGACAAGTATCCCTAACTTTTAACAAGTCATTGTACCTGCTACTGCACTGGTTGTTGGCTTTGGTTGGTAGTAGCCTTAGTTCCTTTCTTTTTCTAGGTCTCGAATGATGTTACTTTCACCATTTTGATTGATAAACaatacaaatataaaaaattgattTGGCTTGGAAGATTTTTCAGATAATGATCAATCAAGGCATTAGGCCGGACTTGATCACGAACAATACGCTGATCAATGACCTTTGCAAGATCTGCAATTTGAAAGAAGTTAGAAAACTTGTGAATGAGATGAATGAGAAGAGAGGTTTAAAATCTAACAAGATCACGTTCACAACACTAATAGATGGATATTGTTATAATGGGGACATGAAATTTGTATTGGAGATCAAGAAAAAAATGATTGAAAGTTATTAAACTTGATGATGTAGTTTTTACTGCGCTCATATTAGGACTttgcaaagaaaaagaaagagaaggaggagCAAGGAACTGAGGCTGCCGTCAACCAAGGCCAGTAACCAGTGCAGCAAATATAATGACTTGTTAAAATTTAAGGATATTTGTCCTACTTCATGGTTCATTTTGGGTTTATGTGTCTATGTTTAAATTAGTTAGGAGTTTCAGTGTctcctaaatttttttttgaagagTTTAATTGTCCTATTTTATTGTAGCGTATTGCTGACATAGCAAAGAACATTTTGCCTCTTTGAAATAGTTTCTTGATACGTCATCAACTAACGTGATACGTAGGCAAAATTCGTTAGCTCTAGACGAAAACATTAATGGAGGAGATAAAATGTCTGACAGAATTAATCGTTAGGAGTCGTTATATCATTTTCCAGTCGATAAAAGACAGAACGAGAGTTAGCAAAATAGTTAAGGACCGGAATGAAATTTTACTCTAATTTTatcacaaagaaaaaaaaaactcattcaAATCATAAGATTTTATTATAGTTAGCCCTCATCACAGGGCTCCAATTTTTAGGACAAACAACAATTAACATATATAACTCATTATTTATCATTCTCCCATTATTTTGCCCAATTGACAAACATAATCAAATTCTTTGTTGATTGACCATCTTGTCCTACATTTTTTAAAGTCATTTCCCTCCATTTCAAAGACCTtaatctcatttcttcattcccAAGCAATTGCTCCACCTTCTTCCTTATCTCACCCCTTGAAATCAGTTCATTCTTATCCTTTTCCAATTCCAATCCAACCTTCCACACATCACAAATATATAACTTGTTAATAAATTGGTCACTATTAAATGGCCAACATAGAAATGGTACACCCCCACAAACACCTTCTAAAATAGAATTCCAACCACAATGTGTGACAAAACAAGCTATGGCAGGGTGGTTTAGGATCCTCTTCTGTGGTGCCCAAGCCACAATTTTACCTTTACTTCCATGAAATTCTTTAGGATATGATGAATCACTGTTATTCTGGTTGGCGCGAACGACCCAAAGAAAAGGCTTGTTAAGGAGATCAAGCGCGAGTGCTAGTTCTTTGAATTGATTTGATTCCAACACAACCAAACTACCAAACGAAACATACACGACGGATCGAGTTGGTTGTTGATCCAACCAATGTAGGCAAGTTGTGTCTTCTTGCCACAATGAAGAAGAAGCCTTGTTATTATCATAAGTTTCCATGAATGGACCAATTGGTAGGAACCTTGGTGAAATGGAGAATGCTGCAGGCTCAAGATCACAAATAGTGTTGCAAAGCCACCATTGAGCTACTTTGAGTGTTTCCATCTCTTCAATAATATTAGTAAACCAGAGCTTGCTTACGCCGCGCCATGGGAATTGCGCCGTGTCTATCTTAGGCAATCCTGGGGAGAGCTCAATTTCTTGTTTTCTGGTGGGGTGTCCTGCAACCATTACGGAATCATTAAACTCCCAAAGTTTGTATCTGCtagtttagtttttcattttaatttcaccCATTTCTAAGTACTAGTATTAGTGAAATTAATAATGTCTGGTCAAATTTTGTTGTTTCAGTGCATTcaattaattgaaaattttacaaaCACAATCAATTTTCCAAGGCCAATGCCAAATCGGCTAATCTAATTTTTGTACAAAAAACATTGCATGAAGATTGGAATTGAAGCTTTGAAATCTCAACGTGATCAAAGTTGTGTAACAAAGTGTGTATTTACATGGGTTACTTTGcacatttttaatatatatttcgtattttaacatatattataTGACTAATTCTACCATAAAGTGATTTTTGGATGTATAAAATGAAGAGAAgtatttatgtttattttaaaaataaacaaaaatataatgATATATTTCATGTGATAGTTATCCAACTATCATATTATATACCGATGACTAATGTTTTGTTATGATTGTAAAATGGTGAAAATTCAGGTGtagtcaactttacgtgaagttgataactgaatAATTGAGAACCCTtatatgaaaatttagtcaattcATTTAACGTCTTTTAACTATCAACAATAAAGAAAAACCACCTATGTACGGAATCaacaataaatatatatgtaCAACACTCTTTTGTGAATAGTGTAGGCATCAAGAATCAATGGTAAAGAAGAAACCATATACATACCTGAAGAATCAATAATGCCATCATCAATGAGCCTCTGCACGAAGACACCACATGCCAAGGAAGTAGCTGAAGTTGTAGCGAAGAGAGCACCTTTGATCCCTAGTCTGTGGCCAAGTTCCAAGGCAAAACCCATGTTTGTGGTAACAAGTATGCAACTGATTTTGTTCTCAGAGTCTAAGGCATTGACATCTTCTATTAGCTTTGGAAGCAACGAAGGCATGGTTCTCTTTATGGACAAAAGTACTCTTAACATGTCACTCCTATCATCTTCATTTTCCAAACCATCTGGGAGTGTCACAACCTTAATGTTTGACCCTTCAACGTTGGTGTTGGAGCCTAAACAATATTGAAGTTGAAGAATTGAGTTATAGAGAGGAGAAATTACAACTCATATTTCATTTCATCTAATGATATAATACAATTACTAACATAAATTAATTACGGTATTTTAAGATATTTGAGCCTATACATATGTTACATTATTACCTTTGTGGCTGAACTCAGTGTGTAGAAAAGTGACCTTGCAGCCATGTTTGGCTAGAACATGAGAAAATTGCATGAGGGGGTTCACATGGCCTAGAAGTGGAAATGGTATGCAAAGAAAGTGAGGGATTCCCATCTTTGTGAATTGTTTAATTTGTTGGGAAAAATAATATTCTTCAGAGAAAGAATTATGTGAGGGACTCGAGATTAAAGTGTACTATATATAGTGTTAGCTTTGATTTCCAAGTTTTATAGTGACCAATGCTATTGATCTGCCGCTTAGGATGCTGCATTTCGGCACACAAGTCAAGATTGACGAAATAAATGATGATTTTATTGGGTTCATTCACTTTCAAAGCATTTAATAACTATTGACCGAATTATATGTTGATGACCATTTAATATTGGAAAATGTTTGGGTCTAGTGAATCACTACTTCCTTTGCATCTAGTTGCAAAAAAAGGAGTATTGAGAAAATGAGAAGTTTAAAGGAGTAAGATATTTAACTAAAGCGCAAATGGACCAAACCAATTTAGTTTGTAATATAGTACAATTTTAGAAATGGTTTCTTAATATATGTATGTAGTTAACAATTGTACGACCAGGGTAGACACATAATCAAACTATCGATAATCAGGGGAAGGACATCCTTGAAACAGAGGGGGCATGTCTCTGATTTCATCAAGCATATTTACAAATTACTTATTAACAGGGGAAAAAATTTATGCAAATAGAATTCAGCAATTAGAAGTGGCATTACCTAAGGGAATCCCTTTTAACAGGATTAATACAATGTTTGTTGGTGTATATACTACAACCAAAAGATTATCTTCTCCCTATGATCTTTGTGCTTTATATTCACAGTAAGCTATTTTCAATTCCATCAATCATTATGGAAATCCATTGTCTATTACTCTGTTTATCTATTATATCCATTTGTATTAAATCATTCTCTCAACCAAACTTGGTAATCTGTTTTTTTGTCAATAAACTTTTTCCAGCTACCCTCCAACAGGTTCTCCTTAGAGGGGCTCCAAGCAAAGTGTCCTAGCTTCAAAACTAGTGAATCACCAACCCGTGCTACATAACCTTCACTGTTAGCATGGAATATCTTTGTGGGGCTCCTACAATGGATTCCACCCCGCTTCCTAGCCTCAATCAACTCGGTTAGCACATCACGGATGCCAAAATCATAGAAATGGTCATAAAATATTGTGGGCTGCAAAGTATTCAAGCACAATATA is a window encoding:
- the LOC107638146 gene encoding UDP-glycosyltransferase 83A1-like, which encodes MGIPHFLCIPFPLLGHVNPLMQFSHVLAKHGCKVTFLHTEFSHKGSNTNVEGSNIKVVTLPDGLENEDDRSDMLRVLLSIKRTMPSLLPKLIEDVNALDSENKISCILVTTNMGFALELGHRLGIKGALFATTSATSLACGVFVQRLIDDGIIDSSGHPTRKQEIELSPGLPKIDTAQFPWRGVSKLWFTNIIEEMETLKVAQWWLCNTICDLEPAAFSISPRFLPIGPFMETYDNNKASSSLWQEDTTCLHWLDQQPTRSVVYVSFGSLVVLESNQFKELALALDLLNKPFLWVVRANQNNSDSSYPKEFHGSKGKIVAWAPQKRILNHPAIACFVTHCGWNSILEGVCGGVPFLCWPFNSDQFINKLYICDVWKVGLELEKDKNELISRGEIRKKVEQLLGNEEMRLRSLKWREMTLKNVGQDGQSTKNLIMFVNWAK